The Sulfurimonas sp. genome includes the window AAGAAGGGATTTCTCCAAGTATTGCTCAAACAGAGATAGCCTACCCATTTTATGAGATTAAGGGTGAGAAATATTACTACGCTAAAGAGTATGAAGATGATTTTAGTGATGTAAAAGGACAAGAGGTTGCAAAAAGAGCCGCACTTATATCGAGTGCGGGTTTTCATAATATTTTATTTGAAGGCTCTCCCGGTTGTGGTAAAAGTATGATAGCTAAAAGACTTAGGTACATTTTACCTGCCATGAAAACTGAGGAGATACTTGATGTTGCCAAACTTCAGGCCCTTGAAGCTAAACCCATAGAGTTTAAACCACATAGGAACATGCGTTCACCACATCACACTTCTACCCTTGGCAGCGTGTTTGGAGGTGGTTCTTTCAAAGCTCAAATAGGTGAAGTTGGTTTAGCACATAATGGAGTTTTATTTTTTGATGAACTTCCTCACTTTAGTAAAACAATTTTAGAAGCACTAAGAGAACCGATGCAAGACAATCGTATCAGAATTTCAAGAGTAAACACTAAGGTTGAGTATCCAAGTAACTTTTTGTTTGTTGGGGCGATGAATCCTTGTCCTTGTGGAAATCTTTTAAATGAGCATCTAGAGTGTAGATGCAATGAGAAAGAAATTCAAAGATATAAAAACAGACTTTCAGACCCATTTTTAGACCGCATTGACTTAACAGTTGTTATGCAAAGTGTAGATGCTAAAGACAAAGCAAGTGTGAGTTCAAAAGAGTTACACAAGCAAGTTTTAGAGGCACATCATTTTGCAAAAAAGAGAGGTCAAGATAATTTTAATGCCAAACTTAGTGACAAGGAAATAGAGAACTTCTGTGCTTTAGACATAGATGCTAAAAGTGTTTTAGATATGGCTGTGAGTAAATTTGCCTTATCTTTTAGAGCTATAAAAAAGACTCAAAAAGTAGCTAGGACTATTGCCGATTTAGAAAAAAGTGAGTTGATACAGAAGAGCCATGTTTTAGAGGCTCTTAGTTACAGAAGACGATGATTGAAGTAGAACTAATCTACTTCAATCTCTTCTAAGTTTGCAGACTCTTCATCTGTAAAAAGTCTAGAGATAGTTATAAATCTTACCCCTAGTGGAATTTCTAAAGAGAAACTAGAGCCTCTTCCTTTAACTATGTCAATAGTGAGATGTGTCGCTTTCATATACTCAAACTGCTCAGGTGACATGAAAAATTCACAACCATGAATCTCTCCTAGTTTTACATCTCGACTGCCAACTATAAAATCACCAACTTCAAAACACATAGGAGCTGAAC containing:
- a CDS encoding YifB family Mg chelatase-like AAA ATPase; the encoded protein is MKKLNCATYEGIDAKVVDVESTLTKGLPSFTIVGMANISINESKERVKSALLSNDFSFPPKRVTLSLSPSDIRKEGSQFDLSIALLIALNASDADFSEWFVFGELGLDGSVKENLKLYPLILSLANQKIITKAIVPFESLEKLSKIPNIEFYGVKTLQDATELLSNQEGISPSIAQTEIAYPFYEIKGEKYYYAKEYEDDFSDVKGQEVAKRAALISSAGFHNILFEGSPGCGKSMIAKRLRYILPAMKTEEILDVAKLQALEAKPIEFKPHRNMRSPHHTSTLGSVFGGGSFKAQIGEVGLAHNGVLFFDELPHFSKTILEALREPMQDNRIRISRVNTKVEYPSNFLFVGAMNPCPCGNLLNEHLECRCNEKEIQRYKNRLSDPFLDRIDLTVVMQSVDAKDKASVSSKELHKQVLEAHHFAKKRGQDNFNAKLSDKEIENFCALDIDAKSVLDMAVSKFALSFRAIKKTQKVARTIADLEKSELIQKSHVLEALSYRRR
- a CDS encoding DUF779 domain-containing protein, whose translation is MTTSRVESTQAANKIIDQLRKEHECELMFHQSGGCCDGSAPMCFEVGDFIVGSRDVKLGEIHGCEFFMSPEQFEYMKATHLTIDIVKGRGSSFSLEIPLGVRFITISRLFTDEESANLEEIEVD